In one Candidatus Eremiobacteraceae bacterium genomic region, the following are encoded:
- a CDS encoding PLP-dependent aminotransferase family protein, producing SGRVGDATRVVEVPRGESARVRRGVARPAPLRPLLSRRGTSLERASNSHPNLLQSLVPFSAGIPAINAFPHALWGRLTQRRWRKPDPALLSYGETEGYRPLREAIAAHATATRGARCDADQVIVVNGSFQAIEMTLRLLTNPGDQILLEDPGYSGMRGTAAALGLRAVPVAVDAEGFRVDDAIRACPRARIAYVTPSHQMPTGATLSASRRMQLLAWAQRCRGWIIEDDYDGVFRYRGQPLTALQGIDESNRVIYVSTFSKVLVPSLRLAYVIAPPDLVDAFVAARRFSDRHSPGVEQAVLADFMEQGFFARHLRRMRSLYEERQAFFIKESRRVIGDDLILEPNPAGIHLVGYFRARLDDNKVAAAAWDLGVSAGALSTHFLGKATRNGLVLGYTQADERETQTGIQALAWALRRVRGRSKSA from the coding sequence AGCGGACGGGTCGGCGATGCGACTCGCGTTGTTGAGGTGCCGAGAGGCGAGTCCGCGCGAGTTCGGCGCGGAGTCGCGCGTCCAGCGCCGCTCCGGCCGCTTCTTTCGCGCCGCGGCACGTCGCTTGAGCGCGCGTCCAACAGCCATCCGAACTTATTGCAATCGTTAGTGCCGTTTTCCGCCGGAATACCGGCGATAAACGCTTTTCCGCACGCGCTCTGGGGCCGGCTTACCCAGCGAAGATGGCGCAAGCCCGACCCCGCGCTGCTGAGCTACGGCGAAACCGAAGGTTACCGGCCGCTTCGAGAGGCCATCGCTGCGCACGCCACCGCGACGCGAGGCGCCCGGTGCGACGCCGATCAGGTTATCGTCGTGAACGGATCGTTTCAAGCGATCGAGATGACGTTGCGCCTGCTGACAAATCCGGGCGATCAAATCCTCTTGGAAGATCCGGGATATTCTGGCATGCGCGGCACGGCGGCCGCTCTTGGCCTTCGTGCCGTTCCCGTCGCGGTGGACGCCGAGGGTTTTCGGGTCGATGACGCGATCCGCGCGTGCCCTCGCGCGCGCATCGCGTACGTCACGCCGTCGCATCAGATGCCCACCGGGGCGACGCTCTCCGCGTCACGTCGAATGCAACTACTGGCGTGGGCGCAGCGGTGCCGGGGTTGGATCATCGAAGACGACTACGACGGCGTCTTCCGTTACCGCGGCCAACCGTTGACCGCTCTGCAGGGTATCGACGAGTCCAATCGCGTCATCTATGTCAGCACGTTCAGCAAAGTGCTCGTGCCCTCGCTCCGCCTGGCCTACGTCATCGCGCCGCCCGACTTGGTCGACGCCTTTGTGGCCGCTCGCCGCTTTAGCGATCGTCACTCTCCTGGGGTAGAGCAGGCGGTCCTGGCCGACTTCATGGAACAGGGCTTCTTCGCGCGTCACCTTCGGCGGATGCGGTCGCTGTACGAAGAACGCCAAGCCTTCTTCATCAAAGAATCGCGACGCGTCATCGGCGACGACCTTATCTTGGAACCAAATCCCGCGGGCATCCATCTCGTCGGATACTTTCGAGCGCGCCTCGACGACAACAAGGTGGCAGCCGCCGCGTGGGATCTCGGCGTGAGCGCAGGCGCGCTCTCAACGCACTTTCTCGGAAAGGCGACGCGAAACGGATTGGTGCTGGGATACACTCAAGCTGACGAACGGGAAACGCAGACCGGGATTCAAGCGCTCGCGTGGGCTCTCCGCCGCGTCCGTGGACGCTCCAAGTCGGCGTGA
- a CDS encoding methylglyoxal synthase gives MKRYDHPTPADDRHPRVALIAHDARKHEMAEWSAFNRGTLAKCKIFATATTGHSVAEKLDLPITMLLSGPLGGDAQVGAMIAERKIDVIFFFWDPLSPQPHDVDVKALLRLAVLYDVPIACNRRSADMLISSPLFMDLAYHEVNRTAG, from the coding sequence ATGAAACGATACGACCATCCCACGCCGGCGGACGACCGCCATCCCCGCGTCGCGTTGATCGCGCACGACGCCCGCAAGCACGAGATGGCCGAATGGAGCGCGTTCAATCGCGGAACTTTGGCGAAGTGCAAGATCTTCGCAACCGCGACGACCGGCCATTCCGTCGCGGAAAAGCTCGACTTGCCGATCACCATGCTGCTTTCGGGTCCGCTCGGCGGCGATGCGCAAGTGGGCGCGATGATCGCAGAACGGAAGATCGACGTGATTTTCTTTTTCTGGGATCCGCTCTCGCCGCAGCCGCATGACGTCGACGTAAAAGCGCTGCTGCGTCTCGCGGTGCTGTACGACGTTCCGATCGCGTGCAACCGGCGGTCGGCCGACATGCTCATCTCATCGCCGCTGTTCATGGATCTCGCGTATCACGAAGTGAACCGGACTGCGGGTTAG
- a CDS encoding alpha/beta hydrolase, with product MAPAGPGCPYRMGVVVLLLIFAAVLAALCIWIVLPPPNGPAFVATDVAIEFSPYLLVLNAALLFAAFRSRPHLKPASVILIGLNIVLCALPLGAMFWSGIRPALPATGAAGEAVIESSIPFTLGDDRTAIRAYLPAAGTKNPIVFAIYGGSWQRGTPANDTGINRALAASGYAVFALDYRHAPAFRFPDALNDVRSEVSAILNNASAYRADRTRVAVLGHSSGGELAELLAFEPHSPFRALISYSGAIDLLKGYEILPKPDPLDVRSIIVAYMGVTPAEDPARYRLASPIYQVRRNLPPTLLIYADRDHVVDFGYAETFRDALRADGDDVTFVDIPWTEHGYEEVPLGLHAPIALRAVEGFLGRTLGNE from the coding sequence GTGGCGCCTGCCGGTCCAGGCTGTCCTTATCGCATGGGTGTGGTGGTGCTGCTTCTGATATTTGCCGCCGTCCTGGCGGCGTTGTGCATCTGGATCGTTCTGCCGCCGCCGAACGGACCGGCGTTTGTCGCGACCGACGTGGCGATCGAATTCAGCCCGTACTTGCTCGTGCTAAACGCCGCCTTGCTTTTCGCGGCTTTCCGATCGCGCCCTCATCTGAAGCCCGCGAGCGTGATACTTATCGGGTTGAACATCGTCTTGTGCGCGCTGCCGCTCGGCGCGATGTTCTGGTCCGGCATTCGACCTGCATTGCCGGCGACCGGAGCCGCGGGAGAAGCGGTGATCGAATCGTCAATTCCGTTCACACTCGGCGACGATCGCACGGCCATCCGCGCCTATCTCCCAGCGGCTGGAACGAAGAACCCGATCGTCTTCGCGATCTATGGCGGATCATGGCAACGCGGAACCCCTGCGAACGACACCGGAATCAACCGAGCACTGGCCGCAAGCGGATATGCCGTCTTTGCACTCGACTATCGGCATGCACCCGCGTTTCGTTTTCCAGACGCTTTGAACGACGTGCGGTCCGAAGTGTCGGCCATCTTGAATAATGCGAGCGCGTATCGCGCGGATCGAACGCGCGTAGCCGTTCTCGGTCATTCGTCCGGCGGAGAGCTTGCGGAACTCTTAGCATTCGAACCGCACTCGCCGTTTCGCGCGCTGATCAGCTACTCGGGCGCCATCGATCTGTTGAAGGGATACGAAATCCTACCGAAGCCGGATCCGCTCGACGTGCGCTCGATCATCGTCGCATACATGGGCGTCACACCGGCCGAAGACCCGGCGCGCTATCGATTGGCTTCGCCGATCTATCAAGTGCGGCGCAATCTGCCTCCGACGCTCTTGATCTACGCCGATCGCGATCACGTCGTCGACTTCGGCTATGCGGAGACATTTCGCGATGCTCTCCGTGCCGACGGCGATGACGTGACCTTCGTCGACATTCCATGGACCGAGCACGGATATGAGGAAGTGCCGTTGGGACTTCACGCGCCGATCGCGCTGCGCGCGGTCGAAGGTTTTCTTGGACGCACGCTCGGCAATGAATGA
- a CDS encoding acylphosphatase, translating to MPRIHLIIHGRVQGIFFRGSALERARELALTGWVRNRLDGSVEVLAEGDAPALAQMQAWCEKGPRGAVVRNIDTIDEPATGEFNSFGVRGEA from the coding sequence GTGCCAAGAATTCATCTCATCATCCACGGCCGCGTGCAGGGCATCTTCTTCAGAGGCTCTGCGCTCGAGCGCGCGCGGGAGCTTGCGTTGACCGGATGGGTGCGCAATCGTCTCGACGGCAGCGTTGAAGTCCTAGCTGAAGGCGACGCGCCGGCGTTGGCGCAGATGCAGGCATGGTGCGAGAAAGGACCGCGCGGCGCCGTGGTGCGCAACATCGATACGATCGACGAGCCGGCGACCGGCGAGTTCAATTCGTTCGGCGTACGCGGCGAAGCTTGA
- a CDS encoding nucleotidyltransferase family protein — protein sequence MQGRSLRAAEPEMSTAVVVLAAGSGSRFGGRKLIADFKGRPLLQRAIDAACGSRARICVLVLGADSESVLDRVESRRCSIVLNGAWPEGIASSIRTGLALALEFDACVFMLADQPFVTSANIDSLCNAAGVRPGDRQRPPPIVALRMGRAWGSPVLFPRHDFAALERLEGDAGAKRYAQSQTRRLRFVTAGDPRAFCDIDSPADLRALRV from the coding sequence GTGCAGGGCCGTAGTCTGAGAGCGGCCGAGCCGGAGATGTCGACTGCTGTGGTCGTGCTCGCGGCGGGCTCGGGCTCGCGCTTCGGCGGACGCAAACTCATCGCGGACTTCAAGGGCCGGCCGCTTTTGCAGCGCGCGATCGACGCGGCGTGCGGCTCGCGCGCGCGCATCTGCGTGCTCGTGCTCGGCGCCGACTCCGAAAGCGTTCTTGATCGCGTCGAGTCACGCAGGTGCTCGATCGTGCTCAACGGCGCGTGGCCGGAGGGGATCGCTTCATCCATCCGGACCGGTCTCGCTCTTGCCCTCGAGTTCGACGCCTGCGTCTTCATGTTGGCGGATCAGCCGTTCGTGACAAGCGCCAACATCGACAGCCTTTGCAATGCGGCTGGAGTTCGGCCCGGAGATCGTCAACGGCCGCCGCCGATCGTCGCGTTGCGCATGGGCCGAGCATGGGGCTCGCCGGTTCTCTTCCCGCGCCACGATTTCGCAGCGTTAGAGCGCCTTGAGGGAGATGCCGGCGCGAAGCGTTACGCGCAATCGCAAACGCGGCGTTTACGATTTGTGACGGCGGGCGACCCCCGCGCGTTTTGCGATATCGATTCGCCCGCCGATCTTCGGGCGTTGCGCGTTTGA
- a CDS encoding inositol monophosphatase family protein, whose translation MDQRLRTAERAARAAGALLRDMLGTHIHVRSKDVRSNLVTEADTRSEALIRTMIAEDFPDDSVLGEEGGASGGSGTGRWIVDPLDGTTNFAHGYRCFCVSIAYEKDGALLAGAVYDPMADEMYKAERGAGASCDDKVLAVSPHADLRDGLLVTGFPPLRDVGGIPNLEMMANFMRRAQAVRRDGSAALDLCYVAAGRFEGFWEAGLHAWDVAAGALIVAEAGGRVTDYSGKPLRVDCGEMLASNGLVHDAMLEVLRAGP comes from the coding sequence ATGGATCAACGATTGCGAACGGCAGAACGCGCAGCGCGTGCGGCGGGCGCCTTACTGCGCGATATGCTGGGGACGCACATCCACGTCCGCTCGAAGGATGTGCGATCTAACCTCGTGACCGAAGCGGACACGCGCAGCGAAGCGCTCATCCGCACGATGATCGCCGAAGATTTTCCCGACGATTCAGTGCTTGGCGAAGAGGGCGGCGCCTCCGGCGGGTCGGGAACCGGCCGTTGGATCGTCGATCCGCTCGACGGCACCACGAACTTCGCGCACGGCTACCGCTGCTTTTGCGTCTCTATCGCGTATGAAAAGGACGGCGCGTTGCTGGCCGGCGCGGTCTACGACCCGATGGCGGACGAGATGTACAAGGCAGAACGGGGCGCGGGCGCTAGCTGCGACGACAAGGTTCTCGCGGTTTCGCCGCATGCCGACTTGCGCGACGGCCTGCTGGTGACCGGTTTTCCGCCGCTCCGCGATGTGGGCGGTATCCCCAACCTAGAGATGATGGCGAACTTCATGCGCCGCGCGCAGGCGGTCCGGCGCGATGGCTCTGCCGCGCTCGATCTGTGCTACGTCGCGGCAGGCCGCTTCGAAGGATTTTGGGAGGCTGGGCTGCATGCGTGGGACGTCGCTGCCGGCGCGCTGATCGTGGCCGAGGCCGGCGGACGGGTCACCGACTATTCAGGCAAGCCGCTGCGCGTGGATTGCGGTGAGATGCTTGCGTCAAACGGACTCGTCCATGACGCGATGTTGGAAGTTCTGCGTGCAGGGCCGTAG
- a CDS encoding aminotransferase class III-fold pyridoxal phosphate-dependent enzyme produces the protein MLGAKPEIKTLSLPGSKGAGVVAREAAAMTTGTKTAPIVVKQASGLMLEDVDGNVFLDFTSGMVAATGHSHPKVVAAITEQANRWLFINSPDFYSPLQADVAEKLAKLVPSLTGKKVFLCSSGTEANEAAIKAARWTKPTRKRLIAFLGAFHGRTLGANSMTASKVVQRARFTPNIADVHHVPYASCYRCPYKMTYPACDVWCAHILEEIYFKQLIPPDEVAAMFVEPIQGEGGYIVPPSDFIRILRDMCERHGIAYVDDEVQAGIGKTGKMLAIEHHGVAGNFTSLAKALGSGVAVGAQVMDAEYDFGAQGAHSNTFGGNGIALAAAKATLEVIEQEHLVDRAAEMGAYFIGKLEELQTRHDVIGDVRGKGLMLAIDFVTSRATRDHNTELRDRVVNNCFRHGLMVLPCGFSAIRFTPALVVDRDQIDRATDIVERSIRES, from the coding sequence ATGCTTGGCGCAAAACCCGAGATAAAGACCCTTTCGCTGCCCGGTTCAAAGGGTGCTGGGGTTGTCGCGCGCGAGGCAGCCGCCATGACGACCGGAACGAAAACCGCTCCGATCGTCGTCAAACAAGCCAGCGGCCTCATGCTCGAAGACGTCGACGGCAACGTGTTCCTCGACTTCACGAGCGGCATGGTCGCGGCCACTGGCCACAGCCATCCAAAAGTCGTGGCCGCCATCACCGAGCAGGCCAACCGGTGGCTGTTCATCAACAGCCCGGATTTCTATTCGCCGCTGCAGGCCGACGTCGCGGAAAAGCTGGCAAAACTCGTGCCCAGCCTCACCGGCAAAAAAGTGTTCCTGTGTTCGAGCGGCACGGAAGCCAACGAAGCGGCGATCAAAGCCGCGCGTTGGACGAAGCCCACGCGCAAGCGGCTCATCGCATTTCTCGGCGCTTTCCACGGCCGCACTTTGGGCGCCAACTCCATGACCGCGAGCAAAGTCGTCCAGCGCGCGCGCTTCACGCCGAACATCGCCGACGTGCATCACGTGCCGTACGCATCATGCTATCGCTGCCCGTACAAAATGACGTACCCGGCTTGCGACGTTTGGTGCGCGCACATCCTCGAAGAGATCTACTTCAAACAGTTGATCCCGCCCGATGAAGTCGCGGCCATGTTCGTCGAACCCATTCAAGGCGAAGGCGGCTATATCGTGCCGCCGTCGGACTTCATCCGCATCCTTCGCGACATGTGCGAGCGCCACGGCATCGCCTACGTCGACGATGAAGTGCAAGCCGGCATCGGCAAGACCGGAAAAATGCTCGCCATCGAACACCATGGCGTCGCGGGCAACTTCACATCGCTTGCCAAGGCGCTCGGCTCGGGCGTCGCCGTCGGCGCGCAGGTCATGGACGCCGAATACGATTTCGGCGCACAGGGCGCGCACTCGAACACCTTCGGTGGGAACGGAATCGCACTCGCGGCCGCCAAGGCCACCCTCGAAGTGATCGAGCAGGAGCATTTAGTGGATCGCGCGGCCGAAATGGGCGCCTACTTCATCGGCAAGCTCGAGGAGCTGCAGACCCGGCATGATGTCATCGGCGACGTGCGCGGCAAAGGACTCATGCTCGCCATCGACTTCGTCACGTCGCGCGCGACGCGCGATCACAACACGGAGTTGCGCGACCGTGTGGTCAACAACTGCTTTCGCCATGGCTTAATGGTGCTGCCGTGCGGGTTCTCGGCCATCCGGTTCACCCCGGCGCTCGTCGTGGACCGCGACCAGATCGATCGGGCGACGGACATCGTGGAGCGCTCTATCCGGGAGTCCTGA
- a CDS encoding CBS domain-containing protein yields MDLREEFVSELCGRSVSVVSDGKSRKVGKLEDLSISGSDDAFPAVTGLYIRCSDGKLRYAPFAAVAAIGPRDVSLTAEPLDISLLERPSGELLLNKELLDKQILDVDGRKVVRINDLKLAPAGDSLRVIAADIGLSGLLRRMGLRGLGQRWLERASRPGIRQALISWDTVQPLHRDEPGDAIRLRVPHDKMQRIHPADLAAIIEDLNAADQASLMGSLDEETAAEAFEQLDVDTQLSILEDIKPARAADIIENMEPDDAADLLSEVEPERQQEILSLMEPEEAQDVRELLSHDEETAGGLMTTEYLWLPPGLTVADAFAHIRKAAEDAELVYYLYVLDPQEHILGVVTLRNLVTADPASPVSDIMTDDVVTVHTGTARDEVASTIARYDFLALPVVDDDGRMQGIVTVDDAMDVVLPEKLRKMLPRMGRSRTKTRTGT; encoded by the coding sequence ATGGACCTCCGCGAGGAATTCGTGAGCGAGCTGTGCGGCCGGTCCGTCAGCGTCGTCTCGGACGGCAAATCACGCAAGGTCGGTAAGCTCGAAGATCTTTCGATCTCCGGCAGCGATGATGCATTTCCCGCGGTCACCGGCTTGTACATCCGTTGCAGCGATGGGAAGCTGCGCTATGCGCCGTTCGCGGCGGTCGCCGCGATCGGTCCCCGCGACGTATCACTGACCGCCGAGCCGCTCGACATTTCGCTTTTAGAGCGTCCGTCCGGCGAGCTGCTGCTCAACAAGGAGCTGCTCGACAAGCAGATCCTCGACGTGGACGGCCGCAAGGTCGTTCGCATCAACGATCTCAAACTCGCGCCGGCAGGCGACAGCCTGCGCGTCATCGCCGCCGACATCGGCTTGTCGGGGCTCTTGCGCCGCATGGGATTGCGCGGCCTCGGCCAGCGCTGGCTCGAACGCGCCTCGCGGCCGGGCATCAGACAAGCATTGATCTCGTGGGATACGGTGCAGCCTCTGCATCGCGACGAACCCGGCGACGCCATCCGCCTGCGCGTGCCGCATGACAAGATGCAGCGCATCCACCCAGCCGATCTCGCGGCGATCATCGAAGACCTCAATGCGGCCGACCAGGCGTCGCTCATGGGATCGCTCGACGAAGAGACCGCGGCCGAAGCTTTCGAACAGCTCGATGTCGACACCCAGCTCTCGATCCTCGAGGACATCAAGCCGGCACGTGCCGCTGACATCATCGAGAACATGGAGCCGGACGACGCCGCCGACCTCCTGAGCGAAGTAGAGCCGGAACGCCAGCAAGAGATCTTGAGCCTCATGGAGCCCGAGGAGGCGCAAGACGTCCGCGAATTGCTATCGCACGACGAAGAGACTGCCGGCGGTTTGATGACGACGGAATATCTTTGGCTGCCGCCGGGCCTCACCGTGGCAGATGCCTTCGCGCACATCCGCAAGGCCGCCGAAGACGCCGAACTTGTCTACTATCTCTACGTCCTCGATCCCCAAGAGCATATCTTGGGTGTCGTCACGCTGCGCAACCTCGTGACGGCCGATCCGGCGTCGCCCGTCTCGGACATCATGACGGACGACGTGGTGACAGTGCACACCGGCACCGCGCGTGATGAGGTCGCCTCCACCATCGCGCGCTACGACTTCCTCGCCCTGCCGGTCGTCGACGACGACGGCCGCATGCAGGGCATCGTGACCGTGGACGACGCGATGGATGTTGTGCTGCCGGAGAAATTGCGCAAGATGTTGCCGCGCATGGGCCGCTCGCGTACCAAGACACGGACCGGAACGTAG
- a CDS encoding Nramp family divalent metal transporter, which translates to MEAADTVKQPAAPKRPTLWRSMLLFFSIVGPGFITGNLDNDAAGIGTYSQAGAQFGYGMLWTLIPITIGLIVVQEICVRMGIVTGKGLADLIREKFGVRITLLVLALLVMTNLLTTMAEFAGVAASADIFHPFLRYVAVPAAALFVALLALRADYKTVERIFLAACVVYFTYIISGFLAKPDWHEVLVATVVPHFTASSAFWLSLLAVIGTTITPWMQFYIQSSVVEKGVKPKDLRYSQIDVVTGCLVTDIVSFFIIVSCGATLFIHGQTNITEASQAARALAPLAGPFAEILFAIGLLNASLFAASVLPLSTAYTVCEALGFEAGVAKTFREAPAFYTLYFAIVAIGAVSVLVLQVPLFTIIEYSQAIAGMLLPFIVVAMLLLVNDKQLMGKYVNGPVANVIAWTTAGVTIVATVIVLAAPLIHWS; encoded by the coding sequence GTGGAGGCGGCGGATACCGTCAAACAGCCTGCGGCGCCGAAGCGGCCCACCTTGTGGCGTTCGATGCTGCTCTTCTTCTCCATCGTGGGTCCGGGATTCATCACCGGCAATCTCGACAACGACGCCGCCGGCATCGGCACGTATTCGCAGGCCGGCGCGCAGTTCGGGTACGGCATGCTGTGGACGCTCATCCCTATCACCATCGGCTTGATCGTGGTCCAGGAGATCTGCGTCCGGATGGGCATCGTCACAGGCAAAGGTCTTGCCGATTTGATCCGCGAGAAATTCGGCGTGCGCATCACGCTCTTGGTGCTCGCCTTGCTCGTGATGACCAATCTGCTCACCACGATGGCCGAATTTGCCGGCGTTGCGGCAAGCGCAGATATCTTCCACCCGTTCTTACGCTACGTCGCAGTTCCAGCCGCCGCGCTTTTTGTGGCCTTGCTCGCTCTGCGCGCGGACTACAAGACCGTGGAGCGGATCTTCTTGGCGGCGTGCGTCGTGTATTTCACCTACATCATCTCGGGTTTTTTGGCCAAGCCCGATTGGCACGAGGTGTTGGTGGCGACCGTCGTGCCGCATTTCACGGCTTCGTCCGCTTTTTGGCTGAGCTTGCTCGCGGTGATCGGGACGACGATCACGCCGTGGATGCAGTTCTACATCCAGTCATCGGTGGTGGAGAAAGGCGTCAAGCCGAAAGATCTGCGGTATTCGCAGATCGACGTCGTCACAGGCTGTCTCGTCACGGACATCGTCTCGTTCTTCATCATCGTATCGTGCGGCGCGACGCTATTCATCCACGGTCAGACCAACATCACCGAGGCGTCGCAGGCCGCGCGGGCACTGGCGCCGCTCGCCGGCCCCTTCGCGGAGATCCTCTTCGCGATCGGCCTGCTCAACGCGTCGCTCTTCGCCGCGTCGGTGCTGCCGCTGTCCACCGCGTACACCGTCTGTGAAGCGCTGGGCTTCGAGGCGGGCGTCGCCAAGACGTTCCGTGAAGCGCCCGCGTTCTATACGCTGTACTTCGCCATCGTCGCGATCGGCGCGGTGAGCGTGCTCGTGCTGCAAGTCCCGCTGTTCACGATCATCGAATACTCGCAGGCCATCGCGGGCATGCTCTTGCCGTTCATCGTGGTCGCCATGCTGCTGCTCGTCAACGATAAGCAGTTGATGGGCAAGTACGTGAATGGACCGGTGGCAAACGTGATCGCCTGGACCACGGCCGGCGTCACAATCGTCGCGACGGTCATCGTGCTCGCGGCACCGCTCATCCATTGGAGTTGA
- a CDS encoding helix-turn-helix domain-containing protein, which yields MTADDLAALAERAARTITGGGGLKALAQLLADAVHGSVLVEDEQWRHLAIAQFGDGDGALPATFAPHHDRAGAADGLVRAKLDDSVTALCAPMPGGTSDTGGAAGYVTLFVRGKMPSYAGPALRVVAGAAGVECMRRGSGRTQTRRAFWERYLTGGFVDASALRDEAAAAAIPLAASYVAAVFDVEGVAPQIARDALAQALGSAEAVLPPFGAGPAIVLFAVKNQTDIARARQAAQHAVRVLTQQGAVRSIACGVGSHQPDPLDLPMSIDQARQALTLGCRLFGHGTVTTYHDLGLFALLHAGAGREAFGAFADAQLEPLAAYDRKHRTELLQTLRLYFDVGENVKEAAERLSVHRHTIFYRLNQIAQILKIDFKAPKDQLSVRAALAIRLMQRGEDAKQS from the coding sequence GTGACCGCCGACGACCTTGCCGCACTCGCCGAACGCGCCGCCCGCACCATCACCGGAGGGGGCGGGCTCAAGGCGCTCGCGCAGCTGCTCGCCGATGCGGTTCACGGCTCCGTACTTGTCGAAGACGAGCAGTGGCGGCATCTCGCCATCGCCCAGTTCGGCGACGGAGACGGCGCCCTGCCCGCCACCTTCGCGCCGCACCACGATCGCGCCGGCGCAGCGGACGGTCTGGTTCGCGCAAAGCTCGACGATAGCGTGACCGCGCTGTGCGCCCCGATGCCGGGCGGCACGTCCGACACGGGCGGTGCCGCGGGTTACGTGACTTTATTCGTTCGCGGAAAAATGCCGAGCTACGCCGGCCCGGCGTTGCGCGTCGTCGCGGGCGCAGCAGGCGTGGAGTGCATGCGCCGCGGCAGCGGACGCACGCAGACCCGGCGCGCTTTTTGGGAGCGCTATTTGACCGGCGGTTTCGTGGATGCGTCGGCACTGCGCGACGAAGCTGCTGCGGCGGCCATCCCGCTCGCGGCATCCTACGTCGCCGCGGTCTTTGATGTCGAAGGCGTGGCGCCGCAGATCGCTCGCGACGCACTTGCACAGGCGCTCGGCTCGGCCGAGGCCGTGCTGCCGCCGTTCGGCGCCGGGCCCGCCATCGTGCTGTTCGCGGTGAAGAATCAAACCGACATCGCACGCGCTCGTCAGGCGGCCCAGCACGCCGTCCGCGTGCTGACGCAGCAAGGCGCCGTGCGTTCCATCGCATGCGGCGTGGGCAGCCATCAGCCCGACCCACTCGACTTGCCCATGTCCATCGATCAGGCGCGCCAAGCCCTCACCCTTGGATGCCGCTTGTTCGGGCACGGTACGGTCACCACGTACCACGATCTTGGATTGTTCGCGCTGCTGCATGCCGGCGCCGGCCGCGAAGCGTTCGGCGCGTTCGCCGATGCCCAGCTAGAACCGCTGGCCGCGTACGACCGCAAACACCGCACCGAGCTTCTTCAGACCTTACGGCTCTACTTCGATGTCGGAGAAAACGTCAAGGAAGCGGCCGAACGGCTATCGGTGCATCGCCACACGATCTTCTACCGGCTCAATCAGATCGCGCAGATCTTGAAGATCGATTTCAAGGCGCCCAAGGACCAGCTCTCCGTGCGAGCGGCGCTCGCCATCCGTCTAATGCAACGCGGCGAGGACGCAAAACAGTCATGA